In one window of Microscilla marina ATCC 23134 DNA:
- a CDS encoding OmpA family protein: MQKTLSTFLLFITCSIGWLQAQKSKGIRALDKNLNTKKYTEYAPSLSADGKIMVFQSDNNRYRIWYLYEARLQTNGKWSKPRSIKSINHFGQKPSVGNGFQTDFIAAPCLSPDGNTLYFCATFAGNLGKRDLYVSYRGTNGEWGKPINVGAPVNTNASEDFPSISPEGDALYFARPNGKKRQQKTCYDLWVSLKNPQTGNWKKPEKLPKSINTGCEKCPRIQADGVTLVYSSVHEGGTTGFDLYKAVLNVKQTDWEQIGEISELNSPDFDQFVTVTGEGKGTKAYYNTQGKKTPDVFQVTPLPASLQLQQIRNNTGYLLATTDGKDTYVLGDQATLKLYLLEPGEKPYLLKAFKADTESGGFTLALRFGYDYKIKATAKGYESNEHTFRIGETSADYRMMLHKIGKATGALIAKNTGSNTGNKNKDQSLVVAQKNWKKAQNKLFFNPATGEVISQADLSKRWANKESNQTVKPRHKIHSESDLAKAYPEFKPYESNTFIKRNGGQTNILAKLKMPHLYFAYKSTILDAQSRVYLQTVYKLMQHHPDLHLRVEAHTDASGTWTSNLLLSEQRAKAVKAFLTDLGIPSGQIVVKGFGEARPLGASAAKNRRVALYFKAK; this comes from the coding sequence AAACCTGAACACAAAGAAATACACCGAATATGCTCCTTCTTTAAGTGCCGACGGTAAAATCATGGTTTTTCAATCTGATAATAATCGTTACCGTATATGGTATTTGTATGAAGCACGCCTCCAGACTAACGGTAAATGGTCAAAACCTCGTTCAATCAAATCTATTAATCATTTTGGGCAAAAGCCTTCAGTGGGCAATGGATTTCAAACCGATTTTATTGCTGCTCCCTGCCTCAGTCCTGACGGCAACACATTGTATTTTTGCGCTACCTTTGCTGGCAACTTGGGTAAACGTGACTTGTATGTGTCTTATAGAGGAACAAACGGAGAATGGGGTAAACCAATCAACGTAGGAGCCCCTGTAAACACCAATGCTTCAGAAGACTTTCCATCTATATCGCCCGAAGGTGACGCCCTTTATTTTGCCCGTCCCAATGGTAAAAAACGTCAACAAAAAACCTGCTATGATTTATGGGTAAGCCTAAAAAACCCTCAAACAGGCAATTGGAAAAAGCCCGAAAAATTGCCTAAAAGCATTAATACTGGCTGCGAAAAATGTCCTCGTATACAAGCTGATGGTGTAACCTTGGTATACTCCTCGGTACATGAAGGGGGCACAACAGGGTTTGACTTATACAAGGCAGTGCTCAATGTAAAACAAACCGACTGGGAGCAGATAGGCGAAATAAGCGAGTTGAACAGTCCTGATTTTGACCAGTTTGTGACCGTTACCGGAGAGGGCAAAGGCACTAAAGCCTATTATAATACTCAAGGAAAAAAAACTCCTGATGTTTTTCAAGTAACCCCCCTGCCAGCAAGCCTACAATTGCAACAAATAAGGAACAATACAGGGTACTTGTTGGCTACCACTGACGGAAAAGACACCTATGTTTTGGGTGATCAGGCAACATTAAAATTATACTTGCTGGAGCCAGGTGAAAAGCCTTACCTGTTGAAAGCTTTCAAAGCAGATACCGAATCTGGTGGCTTTACCCTGGCCTTGCGTTTTGGGTATGATTATAAAATAAAAGCTACAGCAAAAGGTTATGAATCTAATGAACACACCTTTAGGATAGGTGAAACAAGTGCTGACTACCGAATGATGCTTCACAAAATAGGAAAGGCAACTGGGGCACTGATAGCAAAAAATACAGGAAGCAATACCGGAAACAAAAACAAAGACCAATCATTGGTGGTGGCTCAAAAAAACTGGAAAAAAGCCCAAAACAAACTATTTTTCAATCCAGCCACTGGTGAAGTAATCAGTCAGGCAGACCTGAGTAAACGCTGGGCAAATAAAGAAAGTAATCAAACTGTAAAGCCTCGCCACAAAATCCACTCAGAAAGTGACCTTGCCAAGGCTTACCCTGAGTTTAAGCCTTATGAAAGTAACACTTTTATTAAAAGAAACGGAGGGCAAACCAACATACTTGCAAAGTTGAAAATGCCCCACCTTTACTTTGCTTATAAATCTACCATTCTCGATGCTCAATCACGCGTTTACTTACAAACTGTATACAAATTGATGCAGCACCACCCTGATTTGCACCTTCGGGTAGAAGCACATACCGATGCTTCAGGAACCTGGACATCTAACCTGTTGCTGTCGGAGCAACGCGCCAAAGCAGTCAAGGCTTTTCTTACTGACTTGGGCATACCATCTGGGCAAATCGTGGTCAAAGGATTTGGCGAGGCTCGACCGCTGGGAGCAAGCGCTGCCAAAAACCGTCGGGTAGCGTTATATTTTAAAGCAAAATAA